In Festucalex cinctus isolate MCC-2025b chromosome 1, RoL_Fcin_1.0, whole genome shotgun sequence, the sequence GTGCCACGTTTTTTCAACAAGTCTACATTCTTTTATCGGATTGTGTTTTAATGGGGCACAAGATCCAATTGTAAGCCGCAAATTGTGATGCCAAACCccttattttgaatattgtACTTTGTGCAGGTATGCTGATTGTGGGCCTGGCCGTGGGTCTGATTCTCCTTGCTGGAGTCGTCGTCATCAGcgttgccaggtgggaaatataggattatcgtaccatagactcaaaattatcgtattttgatggaaattatcgTACACCCGTCGTAACCAAAATACACTGATTCGCGACAGTCAAATACAGTCGTTCTTGTGTTtagctctttgactgccaaaaacgtttaatcccgattaataaaatcacaatgtatgccgccataaacgttaaatgacgtcaactacgtttttttgtttttttgttttttgttttaaatcaatgggcagtgcaacatctaagtgtagcgctgcctggtcaatgggttgtggaatcaaaaacactcactaactatggccaccagatggcagcattgtatctcttcaatgggctgcccgtgTATCAAATTGCAATGAAAGATgccgaaatctgatgaaatagaacgttttcaaggatgacgtgaatgataacgtgtggcagtaaaagagttaaaagtgCTCACCGTTGTGGGTTAAcggcactgatctgtatatattactggataggtggTTTGATCTTGCACGATTTCCTGTTTGGGAGCGTCTCCTGGGGGCAGGCACTTACCATTCAGCCAAACAATGCATGGACGTCTTTCGTTTTTCATGCTCAGCAACGCGCGATTGGCCGTTATTATGTCACATGAGAACAGATACCTTCAGGGTTCGCAAAAAAAACTATGGCAGTTTCAGTTTTGCCGCCAATAATCCAAAATGatcaaattatcgtacatttgccattttttgggattattgatcgtacatcgtacagagggtcaaattatcgtacaaatacgataattattgtACACCTGGCAACATGTGGGTGTCATCGTCCTCATTAGATCGAACTGGAAGCACTGTGCAAAGTATGACATATTCCAGAAGATGCAAATATTTATGCATACAAATATACATACTTGGTATCTTAAATgggaaatcatccccaaaatgtTCTTAATATGATGTATGTGCACCCATTATTGAattgcattctgattaatattgtgtttttggagtatgaattaagcagcaaaatccacacgtttttatccatctcggggcagccattttgccacttgctgtcgactgaaaattaaatcacagttgctcagggctcaggtaacgaccaatcacagctaacctgttttctgaagccacCTCAAGAAATGGATAAAATTGGATGCATTtttcagctttatttatattccATAAGCGCAGTATTAATCAGACCGACATGTAGGGACACATTCCCTTTAATAATACTTAGTTTTTCTGTAGCAGGTCATCTATGCATAACCTCTTTGACTGCCGAAAAAAAGTAAGTCATTTTTAAGTCATACAATTGTTATAATTCAATGAACCACAATATAATACAATATGTTGTTTCCTTACAGGTCACAAGGCGCGCAAGTGTGTCCAGCATGTCTTTCTTTAACAATTTGTACGATGGCTCTCCAAGTACATCCAACACTGATTTTTTGACTACCGACACTGATTCTTTGACTACCTAGCATTACCATTATGTCTGTTTAGCAGTCTATTTCAAACATGTAAAAGAATGAGAAGAAGGAATACATTTTATGATAAAGGATATAGctgttttgtttgtatgttcCATATATTATCTATCTGTTAGTCAACAATTTGTCAAGAGATGTGTTGCATATTAATGTAGAgcttatttgcttttttttttccggaattggaacattttttttacgtatATAAAGTATAATCTGAGAACCCCTGGTATCTTTTAAATTacttccattcatccattttctatagcagtgtttctcaaccgcGGTCCTCAGCGTCTAGCCTGTTTTCTATGTCTCTCTATTCCCATTGCAGGTGGTTTCCAatgtcagctcatcagcaagctctggagaagcctgttaacgatcctcacctgcgttggaatcgggagacatAGAAAACAGGCAGGATAGTGTGACCCGAGGATCAGGGTTAAGAAACACTCAAAAATCCCCCACTGGGGAAAATGGGCCTctgacagtgtgtgtgtgtgtgtgtgtgtgggggggggggttaacttGCGGAAATGGGCTTCcatataattatttaataaaatataggtTACAAGCTTCCTGCTGTAAACATAATTAAGcacataatttatacatgtatttaaggcaagttgtgaaTTGTCAAATCTTCTTGTTTATgcacatttaaaacatcatgAATCATATTGTTTCCACtaagtctcaaatgttctccaattttgatacCATTAGGATCATATGCAGAGAAACTAtgttgggaggagtaatatggcagcctcgcggcttcaaaagtcttggcctgtctatccagtaatatatacagatcaatAGTGTCAGATCCCTCACAACCCCCAACTTGGCTTGGCTGTCCCGAGTGTAAGTAAACATATTGTAACTAGAAGCTCCTGTAAAAATGTATTGTCACTTCTGAATAGTTTTTGCTACACTAAATCAGCATATAGCCTATGACAAATTTACAATGTTGCTGGAGTACAACTGTTCAGACTACAATAGCCACTTTCAATCTGGATGCTCTAAAATTCGGATTTGGGCTGGCAGTCTAAAAGGCCAAAGTAATACCTTTTTCATGTGCTATATGCGAACTACGTTGTAACCCATGGTAACCGTTCAATGGCGTTTTGCATTGCTTGTTATTAAGCAGATAAGACTTTGGACACTGATTTACATAGGCTACATGATGTGTAATGTCACTCGCAAGGCACAAACTTAGATTAAGGCACCAGTTTTGGTTGGCCAATTCTTCTACAGAGATGGTATCGCTTCCCCCTGACGACTCGCCAGTCGCCACGAAACAGCAAGCATCAGGACAAAAATGGGACAAACGCACCAAAGTGTAATTCATACTCCGGAGTACAGATGTCAGTAATGCGCCCACGGAGGCGCTGCTCATACGAGAAGTTCGAGAACGAGCAGACCCACCGGAAGCGTCAGCCCACACGGCCACCGCCCTGGCAAAGCGTGTCAAGAGGCCCTAGTCACTTCGCGAACAATGGGTGTTACCGTTGAGACCATAAAGGAAGGAGATGGTAAAATCATGCTATTTGTATCATATAATAGATATGGAAAACAAAACCCTATTAACGCCAGTTTCTCCTTTCAGGCAAGACGTTTCCGCGGAAAGGCGAGAAGGTATCCGTGCACTACGTCGGTGAGCTCCTATTGTTTTCTCCACCTCCGCTGCTGCGAAAGGAAAtactcgttttttattttgttttgttttacgccTAGCAACTTTAGGTCAACATTACGTCGCAGTAtcttacatttattttactCCATTGTTTGTGTATTTCATTGAAATATTTTAGTGCTTCAGATTTTAAATGGCGAAGAGCGGTGTGTTCTTCTGTCTTTTTAACTTTCAGGCAGTCTGcatttacattaaataaatcTTGTCATCGCTCTCTATTTGCATTAAGTCATCCACTAAATTGATACGTTTGTCTATTATTACGTCAGTCTAAATATAGTAATATGAATGACTAGCTAATTTTATCCAGCCCGCCATTTTAGCAACATGGGGAAAATCACAGATAGGAATATTGTACATATGACACGCCCCTTTGAGCTATGTGCCGGCTGCGAGGCTAAGCTAGTGGGGACAAAATTTTATTGCAGTCTGATTTTACTCTAAAGACTAAAATTAAGCGTCATAGGCTACATCTGCGGAAAGCCTTTTCTAATACAGTAATCCAATGTAACGTTTTTATCACTCCTGGATGTTGCGATTTCCATGAAACGTCTATGAAATGACGACACGCCAGTAGCAGCGCATCATCAACAGGTCACAAATGAAGCACAAAGTAAATTTCCACTCTTTACTCTTTTAAGTGGGatggaattaaaataaaatcaaatccagactcttgttttgatttggtgtgttacagaatttataattattgaattaatGTTTATTTCTTGTGTTTTGTAGTGTTAAAGGGGTAGGCACAGAAATGAAAAGCTTTTCTTTCTGCCTTCAGCCTTTCAGTTGATTATGTGTGGAATTTTTtactgtgttaattttttttttattgtcaataaactGAATAaattgttcattcattcattcaaaatcAAATATGAACTCAATAGAAATATATTTGAAGTTTAAAAGATGATCTCGTTATGATGATGGTCCTTACAAAGCTCCCCAGCCCCAAATGCACAACTAGAGCGCATATTGACTTGTAATAATGGACAGTAGTATAAGAGGACTAAGTGTTTATTGTGTTGAATTTTATATAAAAGTGAACcatcaaatttatttatgtgGCCAAATGTATTTGTGAGAGAATATATATGATACAATCTGGGGAGACATTAGATGTCTACTGCAAACACCTGTCTTATCATAGGTAAACCTTGGCCTTATTGAAATGTTGTCATTGTGTTGTAGGCACACTGGTAAACGGCGACAAGTTTGACTCCTCCAGGGACCGAGGAAAACCCTTCCAGTTTACGATCGGCAATGGTGAGGTCATTCGTGGCTGGGATGAAGGTGTAGCTCAGGTAAGGAAAATAGACAGTGTTAGAATGCATTGTAACGtttgtgagtgttttttttttcctattttattaaattactcCCATGAGGTCAGTaatgtgggtgtgtgggtgtttgTAAGACTATATACATAGCCGTTATTAATTAGATTTTCCATAGTGCTTATTCTCATTATGGTCTCAGGTAGGGATGGgtgatatggtaaaaatgtcatcacgattctttaaaaataaattcacgatcttgattttatcacgattctttttttttttttttttacatattttatatagcccttaatcacacaaaagtctcaaaggggcGACATCCCCtcatcaaaccacaaaagggcaaggaaaaacttgctAAACTTAATAGTTAATGATATTAAACATTAGTACTAGAATAGTGCAAAAGTCCATTGAGGAAGTTGAAGCACTGCAAGAAGACGTCGTCAGGGAAGTGggaatcttcacatttctgaacatttttgtaaaatttaaaacatatttaaaatgtatataaaacctgaaagaaaaaaacagacatcttaagccaattaagctttctgaacaggtttcaattgaattattattatttttttaatcaaatagtgcatcaaatgtaaacataaatggtaATGAACAGCCTCGGTTACTTTAGTTACAGTGCCAACGGTGTATGAACAGCGcttaacaccacaatagaaattgaaaatgtttttcctcaataaacttattgacaaaaacagtttggaatgagttagccaattaaataaaacacagaattggaAAGTAGCAAGCACTGTTTACGACAGCGTTTGCTCGTCCGCGACTCCGCGTAGTTTACAAATTCTTGTAGGTGCACGTGGGCAATGTGGATTGTGGACATGTCGCGACGCGGGGAgagttgcgtacccgtcggGTGTCGGTTCCAAGGTGGCCGCGCTGCCACCGGCGGGGGGAGCGTCTCTGCCGCCTCCCCACAACTCCGGACCACCGCGGCCGGCCGGGTGGTTGGAGCTCCCGCGAGCATCCGACTCACGTCTGCGGTCGCGCGCCCTCGTGAATTTTCCATTCACACTTTTTCGTATTCCCTGTCATTATGTGACCCTCCCCGGTTACAGAGTAAAGGAAGTACGGGGCTACTTGCTTTTTTGCGTTGGAAACTGCCTCCCAAAAATAACATAAGTCTTTTTAAGCACCAAGCGATTTAGCTATAGAGTGAAGACTGCTGCTGCTCCAGAATTCATTATCATTGCATGAGATGCAATTCCCCCCCAGGCAACCAGTGATCCAACAACATACGATGCACGTCGTTattgtaatccatccatccgcagCGTAACACATGTAAGCGCACACACCACCAACACCAAATGCCCAATCCCGCCTGATGAGCAGAGagagatgtttttaaaaataattgtaacaACTCCGGGTGTCCGTCTTCCGTAAACATACATgaggcatgttctccccgtgcctgcgtgggtcttctccgggtactccggtctcctcccacattccaaagacatgcatggcaggttaattgggcgctctgaattgtccctcggtgtgcttgtgtgcgtggatggttgttcgtctctgtgtgccctgcgattggctggtaaccagttcagggtgtgccccgcctactgtcctGTTCAGCaccaccgcgacccttgtgagggatgAGCActtcaggaaatggatggatggttgattTTTGCCTCCTTTACCCCTTAAcgtcctccattttgtttttcagatgAGCGTGGGCCAGCTGGCGCGTTTGACCTGCACACCGGACTATGCGTACGGCAACAGGGGCTACCCTCCCGTCATCCCACCCAACGCCATTCTGCAGTTTGAAGTGGAACTCCTTCATGTTTGAGTGCGTTTTGATTTGATCTCCACCCCTCCCCCCAATACATACATCCCCACCCTCACATTGACCTCATCAGTCACAAATGAAGATGCTGTCAGGGGCATTTACAATCATCATTCTTCTCCCACCATTTTTAATCTGACGCGTACCGTCCAATGATTATTCTGTTTGTTAGATGGATAATGTAGTTGAGCAGGGTTTatattgaaatttgacttgacactCAGGTGCCCATCCAAGCATTGTGCTGTATCAAGAGCAGCTTTTGTCATTCCGCAGTGCCATCAATTAGCGGTAGATTAACGCCAAATGCGTTTGACAGCTTTGgcacacatgcaaaaaaataaaaataaaatacaaaaaactaaCACAGACAAAATAAACTGAAGGCGCATAGagaactgactgactgactgaagcTCCGCTTGTGTCGTACCGGGAACTCAAGTGTCCTTGTTTTGTTGCGCTTTTAGTTCCTCTGCAGGCAACCAGTAGAAGTAGTCCCACTTTTGTGTTCTTGCAATAAAAAATGAGTTCACCACATGGATGTCTCCGTTGTTGTCAATAAGGGGAGATTTTCATGGGAGTTGGTGCTTAGGAAACCTGAAGGGGACCTAAccgatacacacacacacacgcagaccaCTATTGTTTCTTCA encodes:
- the LOC144019650 gene encoding uncharacterized protein LOC144019650, whose amino-acid sequence is MGVTVETIKEGDGKTFPRKGEKVSVHYVGTLVNGDKFDSSRDRGKPFQFTIGNGEVIRGWDEGVAQMSVGQLARLTCTPDYAYGNRGYPPVIPPNAILQFEVELLHV